One window of Bacteroidota bacterium genomic DNA carries:
- a CDS encoding tetratricopeptide repeat protein, whose product MKKVLLLSITISLILSACQRKTEENPYNKAIAKANRENYDGALKEINATIKNDTNNAEAYFSRAFYIKEKMGDYQGAIDDYTKSIDLKTGDEINDARAYCNRGHAKYMLKDYKGALEDLQQAINLNPDDPYIYRNRALIFIAIKNTGMICIDLKKALELGFTQKYGKEVDKLIKEYCK is encoded by the coding sequence ATGAAAAAAGTCTTACTGTTATCCATAACTATCAGCCTTATTTTATCAGCCTGTCAACGGAAAACAGAGGAAAATCCCTATAATAAAGCTATTGCAAAAGCAAACAGGGAAAATTATGATGGGGCACTTAAAGAGATCAATGCCACCATAAAAAATGATACGAATAATGCCGAGGCTTATTTTTCCAGGGCATTCTATATTAAAGAAAAGATGGGTGATTATCAGGGCGCCATTGATGATTATACGAAATCCATCGATCTTAAAACAGGTGACGAGATCAATGATGCCAGGGCATATTGTAACCGTGGTCATGCCAAATATATGCTGAAAGACTATAAAGGTGCCTTGGAGGACTTGCAGCAAGCCATCAATCTGAATCCTGACGATCCCTATATTTACCGTAACAGGGCATTGATTTTCATTGCCATCAAAAACACCGGCATGATTTGCATCGACCTGAAGAAAGCTCTTGAACTGGGTTTTACTCAGAAGTATGGTAAAGAAGTGGATAAACTGATAAAGGAATACTGCAAATGA
- a CDS encoding pitrilysin family protein, which yields MDFNHHTLSNGIRLIHLHADTPVAHCGILINAGTRDEKENEQGMAHFIEHVIFKGTQKRNVYQILNRLDNVGADLNAYTTKEETCIHASFLNIWYDRALELIADITFNSTFPDKEIEKEKDVIIDEINSYKDNPSEKIFDDFEEIIFTGHPIGRNILGTARQIRRFRKPDIRQFILNNYHTDEMVISSVGSIDFRKLVRIVEKYFSVISENSRLMSRSPFLNYYPRYKSVRKKTFQTHCMIGGIAYAYNDPRRFGMALLNNILGGPGMNSRLNLSVRERHGLAYTVESSYNAYSDTGIFSIYTGLDNGTLDKTVELIHRELRKLREQPLGPGQLRTAKQQLTGQLAVAYESNLNKMLSMGKSMLMSNRVLSLQEINEKIENVTSEQLAEIAREVFDPLMLSMLSYLSEKHKP from the coding sequence ATGGACTTTAACCATCATACCCTCTCCAACGGCATCCGTCTCATCCACCTTCATGCAGATACACCCGTAGCCCATTGCGGTATACTCATCAATGCCGGCACGCGTGATGAAAAGGAAAATGAGCAGGGCATGGCGCATTTCATTGAACATGTCATTTTTAAGGGAACACAAAAAAGGAATGTCTACCAGATACTGAACCGGCTGGATAACGTCGGCGCTGATCTGAATGCTTACACCACCAAGGAGGAAACCTGTATCCATGCATCTTTTCTCAATATCTGGTATGACCGTGCCCTTGAGCTGATAGCCGATATTACATTTAATTCTACTTTTCCCGATAAGGAGATCGAAAAAGAAAAAGATGTCATCATTGATGAAATAAATTCATATAAGGATAATCCTTCTGAGAAAATATTCGACGATTTTGAAGAGATCATTTTCACAGGCCATCCAATTGGCCGGAATATCCTGGGGACGGCGCGCCAGATAAGGAGATTCAGGAAACCTGACATCCGGCAGTTCATCCTGAATAATTACCATACTGACGAAATGGTGATCAGTTCTGTCGGAAGTATTGATTTCAGAAAGTTGGTCAGGATTGTCGAAAAGTATTTTAGCGTGATTTCTGAAAATTCCCGGTTGATGTCCAGGTCTCCTTTTCTGAATTATTATCCCCGCTACAAGTCTGTCAGGAAAAAGACCTTTCAGACTCACTGTATGATTGGAGGCATTGCCTATGCCTATAATGATCCACGGAGATTTGGCATGGCATTGCTTAACAACATCCTCGGAGGCCCGGGCATGAACTCACGGCTAAACCTGTCGGTGAGGGAACGGCATGGCCTGGCATATACTGTTGAATCGAGCTATAACGCATATTCCGACACGGGTATTTTCAGCATTTACACCGGTCTCGATAATGGTACTCTCGATAAAACAGTAGAACTCATACACCGTGAACTCAGAAAATTACGGGAGCAACCTCTGGGTCCGGGACAACTCAGGACAGCAAAGCAGCAACTGACAGGCCAGCTCGCTGTCGCATACGAATCGAATCTGAATAAAATGTTGTCGATGGGGAAAAGTATGCTGATGTCCAACAGGGTTTTATCCCTGCAGGAAATAAATGAAAAAATCGAAAATGTCACATCAGAACAGTTGGCTGAAATAGCCAGGGAGGTTTTTGACCCTTTAATGCTCAGCATGCTTTCCTATTTGTCTGAAAAACATAAACCATGA
- a CDS encoding alanine racemase, which translates to MKILRPTLLLDRKKCLRNIQRMADKARHHHLHFRPHFKTHQSAVIGSWFRDYGVDAITVTSCQMANYFADHGWNDITIAMPVNLMEINDIDRLAGQINLNLLVESEETVTYLTKHLRSMTGVFIEIDTGHHRTGVEAKNISLIRKMTGQILNSRQLTFKGLLTHSGQSYLAKDKHEIQQIHYDTISKMVGLKDNLLSLTHDITLSIGDTPCCSIMENFEGIDEIRPGNFVFYDVMQYKLGSCMLEDIAVAMACPVIARYPLRNELVIYGGAVHFSKDFIVMESGEACFGLLVNIKDNHWENNDQSYLSTISQEHGIIKLIGEDIKSYRTGDIIGILPVHSCLTGAAMRSYTTLDGENIHTLLSGK; encoded by the coding sequence ATGAAAATCCTGCGTCCCACCTTACTCCTCGATAGAAAAAAATGCTTACGAAATATTCAACGGATGGCTGACAAAGCCCGGCATCATCACCTCCATTTCCGCCCTCATTTCAAGACCCACCAATCTGCAGTGATTGGAAGCTGGTTCAGGGATTATGGTGTTGATGCCATTACTGTCACCTCTTGCCAGATGGCAAACTATTTTGCAGATCATGGCTGGAATGACATCACTATTGCCATGCCTGTTAACCTGATGGAAATAAATGACATAGACCGGCTGGCCGGTCAGATAAATCTTAATCTGCTGGTTGAATCGGAAGAAACAGTGACATATCTGACAAAACACCTCAGATCCATGACAGGCGTTTTCATTGAAATAGATACCGGACACCACCGCACCGGTGTTGAGGCAAAAAATATTTCATTGATCCGAAAAATGACCGGACAAATCCTGAACTCCCGGCAGTTGACATTCAAAGGTTTGCTCACTCATTCCGGTCAGTCCTACCTGGCAAAAGACAAACATGAAATACAACAGATCCATTATGACACAATCAGTAAAATGGTTGGCTTAAAGGATAACCTCTTATCCCTTACCCATGACATCACTCTTTCGATCGGTGATACACCATGCTGCAGCATCATGGAAAACTTTGAAGGAATTGACGAAATACGGCCGGGGAACTTTGTCTTCTATGATGTCATGCAATATAAATTAGGGTCATGCATGCTTGAAGATATTGCAGTCGCAATGGCCTGTCCTGTCATTGCCAGATATCCACTGAGAAATGAGCTGGTGATCTATGGGGGCGCTGTCCATTTCTCAAAGGATTTTATTGTTATGGAATCTGGTGAAGCATGCTTTGGATTATTAGTGAATATCAAAGACAATCACTGGGAAAACAACGACCAGTCCTATCTGTCTACCATATCACAGGAACATGGCATCATCAAACTTATCGGTGAAGACATTAAATCATACCGTACCGGAGATATCATTGGCATATTACCTGTCCATTCCTGCCTGACAGGTGCAGCTATGAGATCCTATACGACGCTTGACGGAGAGAATATTCATACCCTGCTATCCGGAAAATAA
- a CDS encoding O-methyltransferase: protein MKKEPFIIVDPAMEEYAGHHTTPESAILSELNRETYVKILNPRMLSGHVLGEVLKLFSRLIRPKQVLDIGTYTGYSAICLTTGLANGGMIHTVEINRELEEIIRRYFVKAGVEDKIRLYFGNALEVIPSIHEEFDLVFIDADKEHYLDYYKLVIDKVRKGGLIIADDALWDGKVLNPEDSETKGITRFNDFVQSDKRVENILLTVRHGLMVARKV, encoded by the coding sequence ATGAAAAAAGAGCCATTTATCATCGTGGATCCAGCCATGGAGGAGTATGCCGGACATCATACCACACCTGAATCGGCTATTCTCAGTGAACTGAACAGGGAAACCTATGTTAAAATACTGAATCCCAGGATGCTTTCGGGTCACGTACTGGGCGAAGTGCTTAAATTGTTCAGCCGGTTGATCCGGCCAAAGCAAGTCCTGGATATCGGCACTTATACCGGTTACTCGGCTATTTGCCTTACTACAGGTCTGGCTAATGGCGGAATGATCCATACTGTTGAGATAAACAGGGAATTGGAAGAAATCATCAGGCGTTACTTCGTCAAAGCCGGCGTTGAGGATAAGATTAGGCTTTATTTCGGTAATGCACTCGAAGTCATTCCGTCAATTCATGAAGAATTTGACCTTGTATTCATTGATGCCGACAAAGAGCATTATCTGGATTACTATAAGCTGGTGATTGATAAAGTGAGAAAGGGTGGACTGATCATTGCCGATGATGCATTATGGGATGGTAAAGTGCTTAATCCGGAGGACAGCGAAACGAAAGGTATTACCAGGTTCAATGATTTTGTGCAGAGCGACAAGCGTGTAGAGAATATTTTATTGACTGTCAGGCATGGGTTGATGGTGGCCCGTAAAGTGTGA
- a CDS encoding phosphoribosyltransferase family protein, whose translation MKTITVNGRTFVISISAGEIENAVVRIAEELNRDMAGKTPLFLVLLNGAFVFASDLLRRFDHECNISFIKLASYRGTQTTACVKELIGLAEDVSNRTVVIVEDIIDTGITVDKTIGELKKLGAADVKIAALLFKPAAFKKDFMIDYLGISIPNEFIVGYGLDYDGYGRNYPDIYRLQDL comes from the coding sequence ATGAAAACTATCACCGTCAACGGCAGGACTTTTGTCATTTCAATCTCTGCCGGGGAAATTGAAAATGCCGTCGTACGCATAGCCGAAGAACTTAACAGGGATATGGCAGGAAAAACCCCCCTGTTCCTTGTTTTGCTGAATGGTGCATTTGTTTTTGCTTCTGATCTGCTGCGGAGGTTTGACCATGAATGCAACATTTCATTTATCAAACTGGCATCCTATAGAGGTACACAGACAACAGCCTGTGTGAAAGAACTTATCGGGCTTGCTGAAGATGTGAGCAACAGAACAGTCGTGATCGTGGAGGATATTATTGATACGGGCATTACAGTCGACAAAACTATTGGTGAATTAAAAAAACTTGGTGCGGCGGATGTGAAGATAGCTGCCCTACTCTTTAAGCCGGCGGCTTTTAAGAAGGATTTCATGATTGATTATCTGGGGATATCGATACCAAATGAATTTATCGTCGGATATGGGTTAGATTATGATGGATATGGAAGGAACTATCCGGATATATACAGGCTTCAAGACTTATAA
- a CDS encoding nitroreductase family protein — MNPVFKRRSIRKFTGEPVSSEHIEELLKAGLCAPSARNTQSWHFIAVTERHLLDEIPSFHPYAAMCKEVTLAILVCGDLAQENNTGYLVQNCSAATENILVTAAHLGLGSVWLGVYAREERMKGMKNLFKLPDHILPVALIAIGHPAEEKPPKSDYDWSKVKFNRW; from the coding sequence ATGAATCCTGTCTTCAAACGCCGCAGCATACGTAAATTCACCGGTGAACCGGTCAGCAGCGAACATATTGAGGAACTTTTAAAAGCCGGCCTTTGCGCTCCATCAGCACGGAATACGCAATCCTGGCATTTTATCGCCGTCACAGAGAGACATTTACTTGATGAAATCCCATCTTTTCACCCCTATGCGGCAATGTGTAAAGAGGTTACTCTGGCTATTCTTGTATGTGGTGACCTGGCACAGGAAAATAATACCGGATATTTAGTTCAAAACTGCTCTGCCGCGACAGAAAATATTTTGGTCACAGCAGCCCATTTAGGTCTGGGTTCCGTATGGCTGGGAGTATATGCAAGAGAAGAAAGGATGAAAGGGATGAAAAATTTATTTAAACTACCCGATCACATTCTCCCTGTTGCTCTAATAGCCATCGGTCATCCCGCAGAAGAGAAACCTCCAAAAAGCGACTACGACTGGAGTAAAGTCAAATTCAATAGATGGTAA
- the purE gene encoding 5-(carboxyamino)imidazole ribonucleotide mutase, whose product MKPKVSIIMGSTSDLPVMEEAAKFLDEMELPFEMNALSAHRTPEKVEEFARNAHKRGIKVIIAGAGMAAHLPGVIAAMTPVPVIGVPIKSSLEGWDSILSILQMPPGIPVATVGLNAARNAAIVAAEMLAIHDEILFEKLLAFKEELKEKVIKANEELKKINYKFKC is encoded by the coding sequence ATGAAACCAAAAGTCAGTATCATCATGGGCAGCACGTCCGATTTACCGGTAATGGAAGAAGCTGCAAAGTTCCTGGACGAGATGGAGTTACCCTTTGAAATGAATGCACTGTCGGCTCACCGTACTCCTGAGAAGGTGGAAGAATTCGCCAGGAATGCACATAAAAGAGGTATAAAGGTCATCATTGCCGGTGCAGGCATGGCAGCCCATCTGCCTGGTGTCATTGCAGCTATGACGCCTGTTCCGGTCATCGGCGTACCCATCAAATCCTCTCTGGAAGGCTGGGATTCCATTCTTTCCATCCTCCAGATGCCTCCGGGCATTCCGGTAGCCACTGTCGGACTCAACGCAGCCCGGAATGCAGCCATCGTCGCAGCAGAAATGCTGGCAATCCATGATGAAATATTATTTGAAAAACTGCTGGCATTCAAGGAAGAACTGAAAGAAAAGGTGATTAAGGCGAATGAGGAACTGAAGAAGATAAATTATAAATTTAAATGCTGA
- a CDS encoding adenylate kinase: MFNLVLFGPPGAGKGTQAIRMAEKYHLFHISTGDLLRNEVKNQTPLGLKAKSIMEKGELVPDELLINLLWDAIHKQKRVKGFILDGFPRTIKQAGDLDHLLESEGKKIDLTLALDVEEDELMRRILHRAKLEGRVDDTEDVIKNRLLVYHKQTKPLIDFYSKQGKFRSVTGKDSVDDVFKKLCEEVDSFI; this comes from the coding sequence ATGTTTAATCTCGTTTTATTTGGCCCTCCGGGAGCAGGGAAAGGAACACAGGCCATAAGGATGGCTGAAAAATACCACCTTTTCCATATTTCAACAGGCGATCTCCTGCGAAATGAAGTAAAAAATCAAACCCCGCTGGGCTTGAAAGCTAAAAGCATTATGGAAAAAGGTGAACTGGTTCCTGATGAACTGCTTATTAATTTGCTATGGGATGCCATTCACAAGCAAAAAAGGGTAAAAGGCTTTATCCTCGATGGGTTCCCCAGAACGATAAAGCAAGCCGGCGATCTTGACCATCTGCTTGAAAGCGAAGGGAAGAAAATAGATCTGACGCTGGCATTGGATGTGGAGGAAGATGAGCTCATGCGGCGTATATTACACCGTGCCAAACTGGAAGGAAGGGTGGATGACACCGAAGATGTCATAAAGAACCGTCTGTTAGTGTATCATAAGCAGACAAAACCCCTTATTGATTTTTATTCAAAGCAGGGAAAATTCCGGTCGGTCACTGGTAAAGACTCCGTGGATGACGTCTTCAAAAAGCTATGTGAAGAAGTCGACAGTTTTATATAG
- a CDS encoding pyruvate kinase, with translation MKAQKDTLEVMIARIDDICGQARSYEKKYAEEIAKVEPSFRESALNLVHYLALRNNDIRDLQKELGYSGLASLSKVEGHVLASLCATRKMLKILTGKKSRETADIPVTIKKGVKLLNNHTKALFGSKSKGRKTRIMVTLPREASSDYKLVYELIRNGINVARINCAHDDEEIWEKIIINIRKAEASLGRTCKIIMDLGGPKLRTGPMMPGPKVAHLIPPKDEMGRVIKPSLVWISTENSLPPAKADAFIPASAKWISEIKKGDEIQYKDARGKKCTLKVIAREGKAAWAHSYDSAYITPGLEINLIKHDVQAQKTDHIGDLTSIEQTIILRKGDNLILHKDTTPGEPAHYNESGKLTRLPHISCTLPEVFKDLKAGEPILFDDGKIEGIIKEVTDEKLHVTITFARESGSKLRADKGINLPESNLSVSGLTEKDKKDLHFIIQHADAINLSFVNGPEDVINLLSELKRIKATIGIILKIETRKGFQYLPEILLTAMRTYPVGVMIARGDMVIECGWKYMAKIQYEILRLCEAAHIPNIYATQVLEGLAKKGMPSRAEITDAASSQQAECVMLNKGPYIIPAIRMLDKILRNTEKYQDKQATLLPILDTKLE, from the coding sequence ATGAAGGCTCAGAAAGATACTCTGGAAGTGATGATTGCCCGTATCGATGATATCTGCGGACAAGCCAGATCCTATGAAAAGAAGTACGCTGAGGAAATCGCAAAAGTTGAGCCGTCATTCAGGGAAAGTGCTCTTAACCTTGTCCACTACCTGGCTCTTCGCAACAATGATATCCGCGACTTGCAGAAAGAATTAGGTTATTCAGGCCTCGCCAGTCTTTCTAAAGTCGAAGGACATGTCCTGGCCAGCCTCTGTGCCACAAGAAAAATGCTGAAAATTCTGACAGGTAAAAAAAGCAGAGAAACTGCCGACATCCCGGTTACCATTAAAAAAGGTGTCAAATTACTGAACAACCATACAAAAGCCTTATTCGGCAGCAAATCCAAAGGAAGAAAGACCAGGATCATGGTCACCCTTCCACGTGAAGCCTCCTCAGATTATAAACTTGTGTATGAACTGATCCGTAACGGCATCAATGTGGCACGCATCAACTGTGCCCATGATGATGAGGAAATCTGGGAAAAGATCATTATAAACATTCGGAAAGCTGAGGCATCGCTTGGAAGAACGTGTAAGATCATCATGGATCTGGGTGGGCCGAAATTACGCACCGGTCCTATGATGCCAGGACCCAAAGTCGCTCATCTTATTCCGCCAAAAGATGAGATGGGGAGAGTCATCAAACCATCATTGGTATGGATCTCGACAGAAAACTCACTGCCACCGGCAAAAGCTGATGCATTTATTCCTGCCAGCGCCAAATGGATCAGTGAAATTAAAAAAGGTGACGAAATCCAGTATAAAGATGCCAGGGGCAAAAAATGCACCCTAAAGGTCATCGCAAGGGAAGGTAAGGCGGCATGGGCACACAGCTACGATTCAGCTTACATAACGCCTGGACTTGAAATAAACCTTATAAAACATGATGTACAGGCACAAAAGACTGACCACATCGGTGATCTGACATCCATCGAACAGACCATCATACTTCGAAAAGGCGACAACCTTATTCTCCATAAGGATACCACACCCGGAGAGCCGGCACATTACAATGAATCCGGCAAACTCACTCGTCTTCCGCATATATCCTGCACACTGCCCGAAGTATTCAAAGATCTGAAAGCAGGTGAACCCATACTTTTTGATGATGGCAAAATTGAGGGTATTATTAAAGAGGTCACAGATGAAAAATTGCATGTCACTATCACATTTGCCCGTGAATCAGGCAGTAAACTCAGAGCCGACAAAGGCATTAACCTGCCGGAAAGCAACCTGTCGGTAAGCGGATTAACTGAAAAGGACAAAAAGGATCTGCACTTCATCATTCAACATGCTGATGCAATCAACCTTTCCTTTGTGAATGGGCCGGAGGATGTTATCAATCTGCTGTCAGAGCTTAAAAGAATAAAGGCAACAATTGGCATCATATTGAAGATCGAGACCAGGAAAGGATTTCAGTATCTGCCTGAGATACTCCTCACTGCCATGAGGACTTACCCTGTTGGTGTGATGATTGCCAGGGGTGATATGGTTATAGAATGCGGATGGAAATACATGGCGAAAATACAATATGAAATACTCCGGCTCTGTGAAGCAGCCCATATTCCAAACATATATGCCACACAGGTTCTCGAAGGTCTGGCAAAAAAAGGCATGCCATCGCGGGCTGAAATCACTGATGCGGCTTCTTCCCAGCAAGCCGAATGCGTGATGCTCAATAAAGGGCCATATATCATACCAGCTATCCGCATGCTTGATAAGATCCTGCGAAACACCGAAAAATATCAGGATAAACAGGCGACACTTCTGCCGATTCTGGATACTAAGCTTGAATAA